A region of Vigna radiata var. radiata cultivar VC1973A chromosome 6, Vradiata_ver6, whole genome shotgun sequence DNA encodes the following proteins:
- the LOC106764859 gene encoding zinc finger CCCH domain-containing protein 29 yields MCSDSKSKLSSPSLVMENNLQKQNLDCFRNFSALLELSASDDFEAFKREVDEKGLDVNEAGFWYGRRIGSKKMGSETRTPLMIASLFGSIKVLKYILEAGTVDVNRACGSDRATALHCAASGGSESSPEIVKLLLDAGADAESLDATGNRPANLIAPAFDSSSKSRRKTLELLLSGGERDELELQIFSASLSAKEGSEKKEGSDKKEYPVDISLPDINNGVYGTDEFRMYSFKVKPCSRAYSHDWTECPFVHPGENARRRDPRKYPYSCVPCPEFRKGTCQKADSCEYAHGVFESWLHPAQYRTRLCKDETGCTRKVCFFAHKPEELRPVYASTGSAMPSPKSYSSSALDMTSMSPLALSSTSLPMPTVSTPPMSPLAAASSPKSGSLWQNKINLTPPSLQLPGSRLKAALSARDLEMEMELLGLDSPVRQQQQQQQQLIEEIARISSPSFRNKEFNRIGDLNPTNLDSLLASADPSVLSQLHGLSVQPSTPTQTGLQMRQNMNHLRASYPSNIPSSPVRKPSAFGFDSSAAVAAAVMNSRSAAFTKRSQSFIDRGASTHHLGLSSPSNPSCRVSSTLSDWSSPTGKLDWGVNGDELNKLRKSASFGFRNNGVTASSPMAQHEHVEPDVSWVHSLVKDVPSERSEMFGGEKQQYDLSKEMLPPWVEQLYIEQEQMVA; encoded by the coding sequence ATGTGTAGTGATTCAAAGAGTAAGCTTTCTTCTCCGAGTCTGGTGATGGAGAATAATCTTCAGAAGCAGAATCTTGACTGTTTCCGCAATTTTTCGGCTTTACTTGAACTGTCTGCTTCCGATGATTTTGAAGCTTTCAAAAGAGAAGTGGACGAGAAGGGCTTAGATGTCAACGAGGCAGGCTTTTGGTATGGTAGAAGAATTGGGTCAAAGAAGATGGGATCTGAAACGAGGACCCCCCTCATGATTGCTTCTTTGTTCGGAAGTATTAAGGTTCTCAAGTATATTCTTGAGGCAGGAACTGTTGATGTGAACAGGGCCTGTGGTTCTGATAGGGCCACTGCTCTTCATTGCGCTGCCTCTGGAGGCTCTGAATCTTCACCTGAGATTGTGAAGCTCTTGCTAGATGCTGGGGCTGATGCTGAATCCCTTGATGCTACTGGAAACAGGCCGGCTAATCTGATTGCTCCTGCCTTTGATTCTTCTTCCAAATCTCGGAGGAAGACCCTGGAGTTGCTCCTCAGTGGTGGTGAAAGAGATGAACTGGAGCTGCAGATTTTCTCGGCTTCTTTATCAGCAAAAGAAGGCTCTGAGAAAAAAGAAGGAAGTGATAAGAAAGAGTATCCTGTTGATATATCTTTGCCTGATATAAACAACGGTGTGTATGGAACAGATGAGTTTAGGATGTACAGTTTCAAGGTGAAGCCTTGCTCAAGGGCCTACTCCCATGACTGGACTGAGTGTCCATTTGTTCATCCAGGCGAGAACGCAAGGAGGAGAGACCCAAGGAAATACCCTTATAGCTGTGTTCCTTGCCCGGAATTCCGCAAAGGGACCTGCCAGAAGGCTGATTCCTGTGAGTATGCTCACGGTGTTTTCGAGTCCTGGCTACACCCTGCCCAGTACAGAACAAGGCTCTGCAAGGACGAGACTGGCTGCACCAGAAAAGTTTGCTTCTTTGCCCACAAACCTGAAGAGTTACGCCCTGTGTATGCTTCCACCGGGTCAGCTATGCCTTCACCAAAATCCTATTCATCCAGTGCACTAGACATGACATCCATGAGTCCATTGGCTCTCAGTTCCACATCTTTACCTATGCCAACTGTTTCAACCCCACCCATGTCTCCATTGGCAGCAGCTTCATCTCCAAAGAGTGGAAGCTTGTGGCAGAACAAAATAAACCTCACTCCACCATCACTTCAGCTCCCTGGTAGCAGACTCAAGGCTGCTCTGAGTGCCAGGGATCTGGAGATGGAGATGGAGCTGCTCGGTCTAGATAGTCCAGTTCGccaacaacagcagcagcagcaacagtTGATAGAGGAGATTGCCAGAATCTCTTCTCCGTCTTTCCGCAACAAGGAATTCAACAGGATTGGTGATTTGAATCCAACCAACCTTGATAGCCTGTTAGCCTCTGCTGACCCTTCTGTGTTATCACAATTACATGGACTTTCTGTGCAGCCTTCAACACCCACCCAAACGGGGCTTCAGATGCGCCAGAACATGAACCACCTTCGTGCGAGTTATCCATCCAACATCCCTTCCTCTCCTGTGAGGAAGCCCTCAGCTTTTGGGTTTGACTCATCAGCTGCCGTGGCAGCTGCAGTGATGAACTCCAGATCTGCCGCCTTCACCAAGCGAAGCCAAAGTTTCATCGATCGTGGTGCTTCGACCCACCATCTTGGCCTGTCTTCACCTTCCAACCCTTCCTGCAGGGTGTCCTCTACCCTCTCAGATTGGAGCTCCCCAACCGGGAAACTCGATTGGGGTGTCAACGGAGATGAGCTGAACAAGCTCAGGAAATCTGCTTCATTTGGGTTCAGAAACAATGGGGTAACAGCTTCTTCCCCCATGGCTCAGCACGAACATGTTGAGCCAGATGTGTCATGGGTTCATTCGTTGGTTAAGGATGTTCCTTCTGAGAGGTCGGagatgtttggtggtgagaagCAACAGTATGATCTGAGTAAAGAGATGCTGCCACCATGGGTGGAGCAGCTGTACATAGAGCAGGAGCAGATGGTGGCATGA